The following proteins are encoded in a genomic region of Coffea eugenioides isolate CCC68of chromosome 6, Ceug_1.0, whole genome shotgun sequence:
- the LOC113773928 gene encoding uncharacterized protein LOC113773928, whose amino-acid sequence MSTQQESSEKTVATTQPEIASPGVQLTELLTKFGEMASEMAAQKKLIDELPQGDPNMHVNPPTFFQTTAEPVVPEHVFQNKPEMGESSAPVDLKLLKRLDRFDEFIRKSQGLSKQGVLDYDDLCLFPNVQLSVGFKTPKFNKYDAPTRTTLEGTKRKPSEDHKTYAKRWRKVAAKVEPPMTEDEIIRTFIKAHDPPYFEEIFRMTGCSFAAIVNKLEEFDDFVRAGKIVNVSALKSQVEALQGRGSSEKKPPFKKKEGDTTFVWNHNLSPRPRCQHNPTYQQPYPYYYSSPNHVYTTNIHHPRPRPNYTNPPSAPFQISQPNPPQNRLRPPYNPRFPPPNRPVYNHPQPHEPYNRPPSRTFTNLGRPLDQLYDQLKVSGKIGTVPPPTYPYGMPAWYNPQAVCAYHSGAPGHATLDCKALKHKVQDMVESGEIVIRKREPQGPNVNQNPLPEHVGVIMDDAEYEEQIKKLAIEAEVFGVTDRPFVIELPFEEDNKPFVLDLTPAENEALKPVVIEFPKQEPVLSLQQVPWNYDEPSIQIGENSTAKKEVSVVTRSGKTVNPFETTTPIQANSSEPPLKPTITEKEAVDFLKRFQRSEYNIVEKLSKSPAQITMLDLLFSSDVHRDALIDVLTRAQIPRDISVDNFSNVVGSVLFKKQIAFSDDELPTEGIGHNKALYITVRCNGKMLPKVLIDNGSALNICPWSTLEKLGLQDVKLRPSGTIVRGFDGAQREPIGEADLVIEMGPAQFQITCQVMNFPSIYNILLGRPWIHKSGAVPSSLNQLLKFVVNDKLITIFAEEDCLVITDSGVKEEGSQSVTMSPHSTSDIVSVSWITTEEQTPSKASVMMAREMIRGGYKFDKGLGRELQGILKPVKIVEKRDTFGLGFRPTAKDFKEMKERKRAEKEGRQRVFDIPPLWYTFPRPTEIITSEGNSTEEIENSLSQLFVGAIFEDNFLSEAEFPDIPEGSISNWTAEFLPVQKEFR is encoded by the exons atgagtacccAGCAAGAGTCATCGGAAAAGACCGTTGCAACGACCCAGCCGGAGATTGCAAGtcccggggttcagttgacCGAATTGCTCACTAAATTTGGggagatggcatctgaaatggccgcccaaaagaaactGATCGATGAGctc CCTCAGGGTGATCCAAACATGCATGTAAATCCACCGACTTTTTTCCAAACTACCGCAGAGCCCGTTGTGCCGGAGCACGTTTTTCAaaacaagccagaaatgggagagtcATCTGCCCCGGTTGATCTAAAGTTGCTTAAGCGATTGGATCGTTTCGATGAATTCATCCGCAAgagccaaggtttaagcaagcaaggggtgCTGGACTACGATGATTTGTGCCTATTTCCAAACGTACAACTGTCGGTGGGGTTCAAGACcccgaagttcaacaaatatgatg CGCCAACCCGGACTACTCTGGAAGGAACGAAAAGGAAGCcttctgaggaccacaagacctATGCTAAGAGGTGGAGAAAGGTAGCTGCTAaggtcgagccaccaatgaccgAGGATGAAATCATACGTACTTTCATAAAGGcccatgatccgccgtacttcgAAGAGATTTTCCGTATGACCGGATGTTCGTTTGCTGCAATTGTAAATAAACTTGAAGAATTTGACGACTTTGTAAGAGCTGGGAAAATTGTTAATGTATCTGCCCTGAAATCGCAAGTAGAAGCTTTGCAAGGGCGAGGAAGCAGTGAAAAGAAACCACcattcaaaaagaaagaaggagatACAACCTTTGTTTGGAACCACAACCTTTCACCCCGACCCCGATGCCAACACAACCCAACCTACCAACAACCTTACCCTTACTACTATTCAAGCCCAAACCATGTATATACTACCAatatccaccaccctcgacctcgcccaaactATACTAACCCACCTTCAGCCCCTTTCCAAATTTCCCAACCAAATCCACCCCAAAACCGACTTCGTCCaccatataacccaagatttcctcctccaaatagacctgtttacaaTCATCCTCAACCTCAtgaaccttacaaccgacccCCAAGCCGtacttttaccaatttaggtAGGCCTTTAGACCAACTGTACGACCAGTTAAAGGTCTCCGGAAAAATTGGTACAGTACCACCTCCTACCTATCCGTATGGCATGCCCGCTTGGTATAACCCGCAAGCTGTTTGCGCATATCATTCAGGGGCACCTGGGCATGCAACTTTGGATTGTAAGGCGCTAAAGCATAAAGTTCAGGATATGGTTGAGTCTGGAGAAATCGTGATCAGAAAGAGGGAGCCGCAAGGGCCAAACGTAAATCAAAACCCCTTGCCAGAGCACGTTGGGGTTATTATGGACGATGCGGAGTACGAGGAACAAATTAAGAAATTGGCAATAGAAgctgaagtgtttggggtcacGGACCGACCGTTTGTCATAGAGTTGCCATTCGAAGAAGATAACAAGCCTTTTGTCTTAGATCTCACGCCAGCGGAGAATGAAGCTTTGAAACCAGTAGTCATCGAATTCCCGAAGCAGGAGCCCGTATTAAGTCTGCAACAAGTGCCGTGGAATTACGATGAGCCTAGCATACAGATCGGGGAAAATTCAACTGCAAAGAAGGAAGTGTCAGTAGTTACTAGATCGGGGAAGACTGTAAATCCATTTGAGACTACTACTCCAATTCAAGCCAATAGTTCTGAGCCACCCCTCAAACCAACAATTACCGAGAAAGAAGCCGTGGATTTCCTTAAACGATTCCAGAGAAGTGAATACAACATAGTGGAAAAGCTAAGCAAATCACCTGCCCAGATAACCATGTTGGACCTACTTTTCTCCTCGGACGTGCATAGGGATGCATTGATCGATGTATTAACAAGAGCTCAAATTCCGAGAGACATTTCTGTTGATAATTTTTCAAACGTGGTGGGGAGTGTATTATTCAAGAAGCAAATTGCTTTTTCTGATGATGAATTGCCGACGGAGGGCATTGGACATAATAAGGCGTTGTACATAACAGTGAGGTGCAACGGAAAAATGCTGCCTAAGGTGTTAATCGATAATGGATCCGCACTGAATATCTGTCCGTGGAGTACCTTAGAGAAACTAGGATTGCAAGACGtcaagctgaggccttcagggactATCGTTCGAGGGTTTGATGGAGCTCAAAGGGAGCCGATAGGAGAGGCAGATTTAGTAATCGAGATGGGGCCCGCCCAGTTtcaaataacttgccaagtcaTGAACTTCCCGAGCATTTATAATATCTTGCTTGGAAGACCATGGATTCACAAGTCTGGGGCCGTGCCGTCTTCGTTGAATCAATTACTCAAGTTCGTGGTAAATGACAAGCTAATCACTATCTTTGCTGAAGAGGACTGCCTGGTGATCACCGATTCTGGAGTTAAAGAGGAGGGTAGTCAAAGTGTTACCATGTCCCCTCACAGCACATCCGATATAGTCTCCGTAAGTTGGATAACCACGGAGGAACAAACTCCCTCAAAAGCCAGTGTAATGATGGCCAGAGAAATGATTCGTGGAGGATACAAATTCGACAAGGGGTTGGGGCGTGAACTACAAGGGATCCTGAAGCCAGTGAAGATAGTAGAAAAGAGAGATACCTTCGGTTTGGGTTTCAGACCAACCGCCAAGGATTTCAAGGAGATGAAAGAGCGTAAAAGAGCAGAAAAGGAGGGCCGGCAAAGGGTTTTCGATATTCCACCACTGTGGTATACTTTTCCCCGGCCAACTGAAATAATCACATCAGAGGGTAATTCAACTGAAGAAATCGAGAATAGTTTGTCCCAGTTGTTCGTTGGGGCAATATTTGAAGACAATTTCCTGAGCGAGGCCGAATTTCCTGACATCCCTGAGGGGTCTATTTCTAATTGGACTGCCGAGTTCCTGCCTGttcagaaggagtttcggtaa